The Pseudomonas iranensis genome includes a window with the following:
- a CDS encoding response regulator transcription factor: protein MNSVFIVDDHPVIRLAVRMLLEHEGYKVVGETDNGVDAMQMVRECMPDLVILDISIPKLDGLEVLARFNTMGSNFKILILTAQCPTLFGIRCMQSGASGYVCKQEDLSELVSAIKAVLSGYNYFPSQALNPVRADDTRYAELELFKSVNDRELMVLQLFAQGRTNKEIAKGMFLSNKTVSTYKKRLMQKLKARSLVELIEMAKRNALV from the coding sequence ATGAACTCCGTTTTTATTGTGGACGATCATCCGGTCATCCGCCTCGCCGTGCGAATGCTCCTGGAACATGAAGGCTACAAGGTCGTCGGCGAGACCGATAACGGTGTCGATGCCATGCAGATGGTCCGTGAGTGCATGCCCGACCTGGTCATTCTCGATATCAGCATCCCCAAGCTGGACGGCCTCGAAGTGCTGGCCCGCTTCAACACCATGGGTTCGAATTTCAAGATTCTGATCCTGACGGCGCAGTGTCCTACGCTGTTCGGCATTCGTTGCATGCAATCCGGCGCATCGGGATATGTCTGCAAGCAGGAAGACTTGAGCGAATTGGTCAGCGCAATCAAAGCGGTACTTTCCGGTTATAACTATTTCCCCAGTCAAGCGCTTAATCCGGTGCGCGCCGACGACACTCGATACGCTGAACTTGAACTGTTCAAATCCGTCAATGACCGCGAACTGATGGTATTGCAGTTATTTGCTCAGGGACGTACCAACAAGGAAATAGCCAAGGGCATGTTTCTCAGCAACAAAACCGTCAGCACTTATAAAAAGCGTCTGATGCAAAAACTCAAAGCCAGATCCCTTGTAGAACTTATCGAGATGGCCAAACGTAACGCACTCGTGTGA
- a CDS encoding deoxyguanosinetriphosphate triphosphohydrolase, translating to MDWPTLLNRERLGKPLHSPQELGRSPFHKDHDRIIFSGAFRRLGRKTQVHPVTSNDHIHTRLTHSLEVSCVGRSLGMRVGETLRSALPDWCDPADLGMVVQSACLAHDIGNPPFGHSGEDAIRHWFQQAAGRGWLDGMSDAERGDFLNFEGNAQGFRVLTQLEYHQFDGGTRLTYATLGTYLKYPWTARHADSLGYKKHKFGCYQSELPLLEQIAHKLGLPQIEDQRWARHPLVYLMEAADDICYALIDLEDGLEMELLEYAEVESLLLGLVGDDLPETYRQLGPQDSRRRKLAILRGKAIEHLTNAAARAFVEQQNALLAGTLHGDLVEHMHGPAKRCVLNAKDIARKKIFQDKRKTLHEIGAYTTLEILLNSFCGAALEQHNGRTPSFKSRRILDLLGNNAPDPQGSLHSSFLRMIDFIAGMTDSYASDMALEMTGRSSH from the coding sequence TTGGATTGGCCTACCCTGCTCAACCGCGAACGCCTCGGCAAGCCGCTGCACAGCCCGCAAGAACTCGGCCGCAGCCCTTTTCACAAAGACCATGACCGCATCATTTTCTCCGGTGCCTTTCGCCGCCTCGGGCGCAAGACCCAAGTGCACCCGGTCACCAGCAACGATCACATTCATACCCGCCTGACCCACTCGCTGGAAGTCAGTTGCGTCGGCCGCTCGCTGGGCATGCGTGTCGGTGAAACCTTGCGCAGCGCGCTGCCAGACTGGTGCGACCCGGCCGACCTCGGCATGGTCGTGCAATCGGCTTGCCTGGCTCACGATATCGGCAACCCGCCGTTCGGCCATTCTGGCGAAGACGCCATTCGTCACTGGTTCCAGCAAGCCGCCGGGCGAGGCTGGCTCGATGGCATGAGCGACGCCGAGCGTGGTGATTTCCTCAATTTCGAGGGCAATGCTCAAGGTTTTCGCGTGCTGACGCAGCTGGAATATCACCAGTTCGATGGCGGCACGCGCCTGACCTACGCGACGCTGGGCACCTATCTGAAGTACCCGTGGACCGCGCGCCACGCCGACTCCCTCGGCTACAAGAAACACAAGTTCGGCTGCTATCAGAGCGAGCTGCCGCTGCTCGAACAGATCGCTCACAAGCTCGGCCTGCCGCAAATCGAAGACCAGCGCTGGGCACGCCATCCATTGGTGTACTTGATGGAGGCGGCCGATGACATCTGCTATGCGCTGATCGATCTCGAAGACGGTCTGGAAATGGAGTTGCTCGAATACGCCGAAGTCGAGTCGTTGCTGCTCGGCCTGGTCGGTGACGATTTGCCGGAAACCTATCGCCAGCTCGGCCCGCAGGATTCCCGCCGGCGCAAACTGGCGATCCTGCGCGGCAAGGCCATCGAGCACCTGACCAACGCGGCGGCGCGGGCATTTGTCGAACAGCAGAATGCTCTGCTCGCCGGCACGCTGCACGGCGATCTGGTCGAACACATGCACGGGCCGGCGAAGCGCTGCGTGTTGAACGCCAAGGACATCGCGCGCAAGAAAATCTTTCAGGACAAACGCAAGACCCTGCATGAGATCGGCGCGTACACGACGCTGGAGATCCTGCTCAATTCGTTCTGCGGCGCCGCGCTGGAGCAGCACAACGGCCGCACGCCGTCGTTCAAGAGTCGGCGCATCCTCGATTTGCTCGGCAATAACGCGCCGGACCCGCAGGGTTCGTTGCACAGCTCGTTTCTGCGCATGATCGATTTCATCGCCGGCATGACCGACAGTTACGCCAGTGACATGGCACTGGAAATGACCGGGCGTTCAAGTCACTGA
- a CDS encoding DUF883 family protein, whose translation MASIKAKTAQEILMNDFQTLVADTERLLEHTKTLAGDQADELRAQIHDSLLRARETLKVTEDTLRERGQAAVTATEDYVSANPWQSVGIAAGVGFLIGLLATRR comes from the coding sequence ATGGCCAGCATCAAGGCAAAGACTGCTCAAGAAATCCTGATGAACGACTTCCAGACTCTGGTTGCCGACACCGAACGCCTGCTCGAGCACACCAAGACCCTCGCTGGTGATCAGGCCGATGAGCTGCGTGCCCAGATTCACGACAGCCTGCTGCGTGCCCGGGAAACCCTGAAAGTGACTGAAGACACCCTGCGCGAACGCGGTCAGGCGGCGGTCACCGCTACTGAAGACTATGTATCGGCCAATCCATGGCAGTCGGTGGGCATCGCTGCCGGCGTCGGCTTTCTGATCGGCCTGCTGGCAACTCGGCGCTGA
- a CDS encoding phage holin family protein: MSIGESGPTAGTASSTRRLGAAVLGLLHSHVELFGIELQEQKSRTVSLLLFAGLALVFALLLLVGLSTLVMIIFWDTYRLAAIIGLCVFYTLASIFCGLRLKAAIFDESSPFHGTLEELANDRERLLP, from the coding sequence ATGTCGATCGGTGAATCCGGCCCGACTGCGGGCACCGCCTCCTCCACACGTCGCCTCGGCGCTGCCGTTCTGGGCCTGCTGCACAGTCATGTCGAGTTGTTCGGCATCGAATTGCAGGAGCAGAAATCACGCACCGTCAGCCTGCTGCTGTTCGCGGGCTTGGCACTGGTGTTTGCCCTGCTGTTGCTGGTGGGTCTGTCGACGCTGGTGATGATCATCTTCTGGGACACCTACCGCCTGGCAGCGATCATCGGCCTGTGCGTGTTTTACACGCTGGCGTCGATCTTCTGCGGCCTACGCCTCAAAGCGGCGATTTTCGATGAGTCCTCGCCTTTCCACGGCACGCTCGAAGAGCTGGCCAACGACCGGGAGCGCCTGCTGCCATGA
- a CDS encoding EAL domain-containing protein: MIDGQPLACFQPFIDTATGRIAGVEALGRLRQSDGQLTSVGPLFADPRTPATALRRLDRQIRDHALSRLHEAPAEWFLSLNMSPRWISRLRADQALPSLKQLARHEVDPQRIVFEITELGGNSERLAHVVGRYRDAGARIAIDDFGAGYSQLDRVLALQPDILKLDMRLFQAAALGGPSSDVVKALAQMAEKTGCWIIAEGVETEAQLNFALECGSRYVQGFLFARAQEEFFATDAFVAHFAQLRQRYVKQKLSERGRLMQMRQQLSELMAILQQWAQARAPLSALPQLQAFPWLLRFYQCDRHGTQLTPNLEWRHDGWFADDRYLGHNWSWRPYFYHLLAEGWEERRLTLSNTYRDATSNQYCLTAGQFFDNGERLLLIDIDAAGL; encoded by the coding sequence GTGATCGACGGGCAACCGCTCGCCTGTTTTCAGCCTTTCATCGATACCGCCACCGGCCGCATCGCAGGCGTCGAGGCATTAGGTCGCTTGCGCCAGAGCGATGGTCAACTGACCTCGGTCGGGCCATTGTTCGCCGACCCACGGACCCCGGCCACCGCCTTGCGCCGTCTTGATCGGCAGATCCGTGACCACGCCCTCAGCCGCCTGCATGAAGCGCCGGCGGAGTGGTTTCTCAGCCTGAACATGTCGCCACGCTGGATCAGTCGCCTGCGCGCCGATCAAGCGCTGCCAAGCCTCAAGCAATTGGCACGACACGAGGTTGATCCGCAGCGCATCGTTTTCGAAATCACCGAACTGGGCGGTAACAGCGAACGCCTTGCCCACGTGGTCGGGCGCTACCGTGACGCAGGGGCAAGAATCGCCATCGACGATTTCGGCGCCGGCTATTCGCAGCTGGATCGGGTACTGGCCCTGCAACCGGACATTCTCAAGCTCGACATGCGCCTGTTTCAGGCTGCTGCCCTCGGCGGACCGAGCAGCGATGTGGTCAAAGCACTTGCGCAGATGGCCGAGAAAACCGGCTGCTGGATCATCGCTGAAGGCGTCGAAACCGAAGCGCAGCTGAATTTTGCTCTGGAATGCGGTTCGCGCTACGTGCAGGGTTTTCTCTTCGCCCGGGCGCAGGAAGAGTTCTTCGCTACGGATGCTTTCGTCGCGCATTTCGCGCAATTGCGGCAACGCTACGTGAAGCAGAAACTCAGCGAGCGCGGGCGGTTGATGCAAATGCGTCAGCAGCTCAGCGAACTGATGGCGATTCTGCAGCAATGGGCGCAGGCCCGCGCCCCGCTCAGTGCATTGCCGCAATTGCAGGCGTTTCCCTGGCTGCTGCGCTTTTATCAGTGCGACCGCCACGGCACGCAACTGACGCCCAACCTCGAATGGCGGCATGACGGCTGGTTCGCCGATGACCGCTATCTGGGGCACAACTGGTCGTGGCGACCGTACTTCTATCATCTGCTGGCCGAAGGCTGGGAAGAACGCCGCCTGACCCTGTCGAACACCTATCGCGATGCCACCAGCAACCAGTACTGCCTGACTGCGGGGCAGTTTTTCGATAACGGCGAACGGCTGTTGCTGATCGATATCGATGCGGCGGGTCTGTAG